Proteins co-encoded in one Malus sylvestris chromosome 7, drMalSylv7.2, whole genome shotgun sequence genomic window:
- the LOC126630480 gene encoding 3-methyl-2-oxobutanoate hydroxymethyltransferase 1, mitochondrial-like — MALLAAAVKRATSMSQAFSPILRCMSNVPENTVYGGPKPQNPDQRVTVTHLKQKHKKGEPITMVTAYDYPSAVHLDSAGIDICLVGDSAAMVVHGYDTTLPITLDEMLVHCRAVARGSKRPLLVGDLPFGFYESSSNQAVDTAVRVLKEGGMDAIKLEGGAPSRITAAKSIVEAGIAVMGHVGLTPQAISVLGGFRPQGRNVASAVKVVETALALQEAGCFSVVLECVPPPVAAAATSALQIPTIGIGAGPFCSGQVLVYHDLLGMMQHPHHAKVTPKFCKQFAHVGEVINKALVEYKEEVTSGTFPGAAHSPYKISAADVDGFSSELQKLGFDKAASAATEAAEKINRGE; from the exons ATGGCACTGTTAGCAGCCGCCGTCAAGCGAGCCACATCGATGTCGCAAGCCTTCTCTCCAATCCTCCGTTGCATGAGCAACGTGCCGGAAAACACCGTATACGGTGGGCCAAAGCCCCAAAACCCGGACCAGAGAGTCACGGTGACCCACTTGAAGCAGAAGCACAAGAAGGGCGAGCCGATCACCATGGTCACCGCCTACGATTACCCTTCTGCGGTGCACTTGGATTCCGCCGGCATAGACATTTGCTTGGTCGGCGATTCGGCGGCGATGGTGGTTCATGGCTACGACACCACTCTGCCCATCACGCTTGATGAAATGCTTGTTCACTGCCGAGCTGTGGCGCGTGGCTCAAAGCGGCCGCttttggttggggacttgccGTTTGGGTTCTATGAGTCTAGCTCCAATCAG GCTGTCGATACGGCGGTGAGGGTTTTAAAGGAGGGAGGAATGGATGCGATTAAATTGGAAGGAGGGGCACCTTCGAGGATTACTGCGGCAAAATCTATCGTTGAAGCTGGAATTGCTGTGATGGGGCATGTGGGACTTACTCCTCAGGCCATTAGTGTTCTTGGGGGTTTTAGGCCCCAGGGAAGGAATGTTGCTAGTGCTGTAAAG GTTGTGGAGACAGCACTGGCTCTGCAAGAAGCTGGGTGCTTTTCTGTTGTTTTAGAATGCGTACCTCCGCCGGTCGCTGCTGCTGCAACATCTGCTCTTCAGATTCCTACCATTGGCATTGGCGCAGGGCCTTTCTGCAGTGGGCAG GTGCTAGTTTACCATGATCTTCTTGGAATGATGCAACATCCGCATCATGCCAAG GTTACCCCGAAATTCTGCAAGCAGTTTGCACATGTTGGAGAAGTCATCAACAAAGCTCTAGTAGAATACAAGGAAGAAGTGACTAGTGGTACGTTTCCTGGTGCTGCACACAGCCCATATAAAATCAGTGCTGCTGATGTTGATGGCTTTTCAAGTGAGTTACAAAAGTTGGGTTTCGACAAGGCAGCATCTGCAGCAACTGAAGCAGCTGAGAAGATCAATAGAGGCGAATAA
- the LOC126627635 gene encoding uncharacterized protein LOC126627635: MSGPSDRRFDLNLGEETATPSPDNIWRPSFISPTGPLTVGDSVMKNDMTAAVVARNLLTPKDNRLLSKRSDELAVKDYLALSVQCAGSVSNMAQRLFARTRQVESLTAEVMSLKQEIRGLKHENKQLHRLAHDYATNMKRKLDQMKESDGKVLLDHQRFVGLFQRHLLPSSSGAVPGNEASNDEPPMPPPSGVLSSTEAPDNHPPVLSLSGALPTAETSPKQPL; encoded by the coding sequence atgtctggaccctccgaccgtcgttttgacttgaaccttggagaagagacagccacgccttctccagacaacatatggcgcccatccttcatatcccctactggtcctcttaccgttggggattctgtgatgaagaatgatatgaccgctgcagtggtggccaggaaccttctcactcccaaagataacagactactttccaaacggtctgatgagttggctgttaaggactatctggctcttagtgttcagtgtgcaggttctgtgtctaatatggcccaacgcctatttgctagaacccgccaagttgaatcattgactgctgaagtgatgagtctcaaacaagagattagagggctcaagcatgagaataagcagttgcaccggctcgcccatgactatgctacaaacatgaagaggaagcttgaccagatgaaggaatctgatggtaaggttttacttgatcatcagcggtttgtgggtttgttccaaaggcatttattgccttcgtcctctggggctgtacctggtaatgaagcttcaaatgatgaacctccaatgcctcctccttctggggttttgtcaagtactgaggctccggataaccaccctccggtgctttctctttctggggctctaccgactgctgagacttcccctaagcaacctttgtga
- the LOC126627722 gene encoding pentatricopeptide repeat-containing protein At3g61520, mitochondrial-like — translation MNHLSLSASKHLLKPQPSKTQSSVVLLLLNHQFSTDSDPNPNPKPSKQPHEDDSLVTQVVQLLESDEKDWNLDQLRHLLFSDSAAAPSPRSLFRITRRLNTISKALKFFDYVSENVATSPDSAAAAASLSSSFQAVLELAEREPYSQTRLFDMYKMAKERNIPVNMGAAVLLVRSLGFAGMVDEAVNVYNGLDPGLKNTHLRNWVISVLLKWGRVDDALKMLDKMFDPNAEFRVDSVTADIVLSSLLKRERPGRSVSEEDIVGLVQKFGEHGVFPDSLKLTKLITSLCRNRNTSRAWDVLYYIINSGGAVEAACCNALLTGLGRVKDFKRMNELMVKMKEMDIPPNVVTYGIVINCLCKSRRVDEALELFERISGGGEKPDGISAEPDVIIFNTLIDGLCKVGRQEEGLRLMEKMRLQDGCAPNTVTYNSLIDGFNKVGDIERGRELYDQMKEEGIPPSVVTLNTLVDGLCKHGRLNSALEFLNEMQRDGIKGNVTTYTMLITSFCNVNNIGMAMELFEQMLSSGCSTDAKVYYCLISGLSQARRMDDANIVVSKLKEAGFSLDVIAFNVLINGFCKTKKLEKVHEMIQEMETAGVKPDSITYNTLISYLCSAGELTTAHRVLSKMINEGLVPTVFTFGSLIHAYCLKGDTYKAMKIFRDMGSKWSAPPNTVVYNILIDSLCKNNEVDVALSLMDSMKNKGVRPNTLTFNAMFKGLKENNVLEKAFKLMDQMIEQACNPDYITMEILTEWLSAVGETEKLRRFVQGYEVAASTA, via the coding sequence atgaaccACCTATCACTCTCAGCCTCAAAGCACCTCCTTAAACCCCAAccctccaaaacccaatccTCCGTCGTTCTCCTCCTCCTCAACCACCAATTCTCCACCGATTCCGATCCCAATCCCAACCCCAAACCCAGCAAACAACCCCACGAAGATGACTCGCTAGTAACCCAAGTCGTCCAACTCCTCGAATCCGATGAAAAAGACTGGAACTTGGACCAGCTCCGCCACCTCCTCTTCTCCGACTCCGCCGCCGCTCCTTCTCCTCGCTCTCTCTTCCGCATCACTCGCCGCCTCAACACTATCTCCAAAGCCCTCAAGTTCTTCGACTACGTTTCCGAGAATGTGGCAACCTCACCGGActcggcggcggcggcggcctCGCTCTCTTCATCATTCCAGGCCGTTCTCGAGCTCGCTGAGCGAGAACCCTACTCGCAAACTAGGCTTTTCGACATGTATAAGATGGCGAAAGAGCGGAACATTCCGGTTAATATGGGCGCCGCTGTTCTGCTAGTTCGATCGCTGGGCTTTGCTGGTATGGTGGATGAGGCGGTCAACGTGTATAACGGTCTGGACCCCGGTTTGAAGAATACCCATCTTCGCAATTGGGTGATTAGTGTGCTGTTGAAATGGGGACGGGTCGATGATGCACTGAAGATGCTCGACAAAATGTTTGATCCAAATGCAGAGTTCCGGGTTGACAGTGTTACTGCTGATATTGTGCTTTCCTCTTTGCTGAAGAGAGAGCGGCCCGGGAGGAGCGTCAGTGAGGAGGACATTGTGGGTTTGGTGCAGAAATTTGGGGAGCATGGTGTGTTTCCTGATAGTTTGAAACTTACGAAATTGATCACGTCGTTGTGTAGGAACAGGAACACTAGTCGGGCTTGGGACGTTTTATATTACATTATTAATTCTGGTGGTGCTGTAGAAGCTGCTTGTTGCAATGCGCTTTTGACAGGTTTGGGAAGAGTTAAAGATTTTAAGAGGATGAATGAGCTTATGGTAAAGATGAAAGAAATGGACATCCCTCCCAATGTTGTAACTTACGGTATTGTCATTAACTGTTTGTGCAAGTCTAGGAGGGTGGATGAGGCCTTGGAGTTGTTTGAAAGGATAAGTGGAGGAGGAGAGAAACCTGATGGGATTTCGGCTGAACCCGATGTGATCATTTTTAACACTCTGATTGATGGACTTTGTAAAGTGGGAAGGCAAGAAGAAGGATTACGTCTGATGGAAAAAATGAGATTGCAAGATGGCTGTGCACCTAATACTGTTACCTACAATAGTTTGATTGACGGTTTCAACAAGGTTGGGGACATCGAGAGGGGTCGTGAGCTCTAtgatcaaatgaaggaggaaggTATACCGCCAAGTGTAGTTACTCTCAATACTTTGGTTGATGGTCTCTGTAAACATGGGAGGCTCAACAGCGCACTGGAGTTCCTTAATGAAATGCAGAGGGATGGTATAAAAGGCAATGTCACAACGTACACGATGCTAATCACTTCCTTTTGTAATGTAAACAATATTGGCATGGCAATGGAACTGTTTGAGCAAATGTTAAGTTCTGGATGCTCCACAGATGCAAAAGTTTACTACTGCTTGATCTCTGGTTTAAGCCAAGCCAGAAGGATGGATGATGCCAACATTGTTGTATCAAAGTTGAAGGAGGCCGGGTTCTCCCTGGATGTCATTGCCTTCAATGTTTTGATCAACGGGTTCTGCAAGACAAAAAAACTCGAGAAGGTGCATGAGATGATCCAGGAAATGGAGACAGCTGGAGTAAAGCCTGATAGCATCACATACAACACGCTGATTTCATATTTGTGCTCAGCTGGGGAACTAACAACTGCTCATAGAGTCCTGAGCAAGATGATAAATGAGGGCCTTGTTCCAACTGTTTTCACTTTTGGATCATTGATTCATGCATATTGTTTGAAGGGCGATACATACAAAGCCATGAAGATCTTCAGAGACATGGGTTCTAAGTGGAGTGCTCCTCCCAACACAGTAGTATACAACATCTTAATAGATTCTTTATGCAAGAATAATGAAGTGGACGTCGCACTTTCGTTGATGGATAGTATGAAAAATAAGGGAGTGAGACCTAATACCTTGACATTCAATGCCATGTTCAAAGGTCTTAAGGAGAATAATGTGCTGGAGAAAGCATTTAAATTAATGGATCAAATGATTGAACAGGCATGTAATCCGGATTATATAACCATGGAGATCCTGACCGAATGGCTTTCTGCTGTTGGTGAAACCGAAAAGTTGAGAAGGTTTGTGCAAGGATATGAAGTTGCTGCTTCCACTGCATAG